Proteins co-encoded in one Patescibacteria group bacterium genomic window:
- a CDS encoding RimK/LysX family protein, producing MLNPLGKSKHILGLNARNLTYLRPSNNLRAVRIADNKLTTKRILKKAGLPVPETFSVVRQIKDLRDFDWAALPSSFVLKPNQGLGGEGILIVYGRKKKFPYSWVKADRSQLDNRDLESHALNILEGTFSRTGLPDIAFFEERVKLLKLLKPYSYRGIPDIRIIVYNSVPIMAEMRLPTRESGGKANLHLGGVGVGIDMGAGVTTTAIHRDRLIEYAPGTRLPLSGIQIPDWKDVLRLAIHAQEVTKIGFLGIDIALDREKGPVVLELNVRPGLSIQLANMSPLNERLKRVKGLKIKNASKGVKIAQDLFGGDVEEGLEEISGRKVIGINEPIEILDARKNKYPTMAKIDTGAYRTTICKNLAEQLGVMSQIVGYKKVRSVLGAAERPIINLSFILDKRLVAAEAFVADRSEMKYDIIIGRRDLKRFLVDPAKNVFMRGQK from the coding sequence ATGTTGAATCCTCTCGGAAAAAGTAAGCATATCCTGGGCTTAAACGCCCGCAACTTGACTTACCTTCGGCCCTCTAATAATTTGAGGGCTGTTCGTATTGCGGACAATAAACTCACGACAAAGAGAATTCTCAAAAAAGCGGGCTTGCCCGTTCCTGAAACATTTTCGGTCGTCCGCCAAATTAAGGATTTGAGGGACTTTGACTGGGCGGCTCTTCCATCATCGTTTGTTCTTAAACCAAACCAAGGTCTGGGCGGCGAAGGTATTTTGATTGTTTACGGAAGAAAAAAGAAATTCCCTTATTCGTGGGTCAAGGCGGACCGAAGTCAATTAGACAACAGGGATTTAGAAAGCCACGCCTTAAATATTTTAGAGGGAACTTTTTCGCGAACAGGATTGCCCGACATCGCCTTTTTTGAGGAAAGAGTTAAACTTCTCAAACTTCTTAAGCCATATTCTTATCGCGGCATCCCGGATATAAGAATTATCGTCTATAATTCCGTTCCCATTATGGCGGAAATGCGTTTACCGACAAGGGAATCCGGCGGAAAAGCGAATCTTCATTTAGGGGGAGTTGGCGTCGGAATAGATATGGGCGCGGGCGTTACAACCACAGCTATCCATCGAGACCGTCTGATTGAATACGCGCCAGGAACAAGGTTGCCCTTAAGCGGAATTCAAATCCCTGATTGGAAGGATGTCTTACGGCTGGCAATTCATGCTCAGGAGGTAACTAAAATTGGTTTTCTTGGAATAGATATTGCCCTTGACCGAGAAAAGGGTCCTGTTGTCTTAGAGCTCAATGTCCGCCCTGGATTATCTATTCAATTAGCCAATATGTCGCCGCTTAATGAACGGCTTAAAAGAGTCAAGGGCTTGAAAATTAAAAACGCGAGCAAGGGCGTCAAAATAGCCCAAGATCTTTTCGGCGGCGATGTGGAAGAAGGACTTGAAGAAATTTCAGGTCGCAAAGTCATCGGCATCAACGAACCGATTGAAATTCTTGACGCGCGAAAAAACAAATACCCAACCATGGCGAAAATTGACACGGGAGCGTACCGAACAACTATTTGCAAGAATTTAGCCGAACAATTAGGCGTTATGAGCCAGATTGTTGGATATAAAAAAGTAAGAAGTGTTTTAGGCGCCGCGGAAAGGCCCATTATTAATCTTTCTTTTATTTTAGACAAACGGTTAGTCGCCGCCGAGGCGTTCGTCGCCGACCGTTCGGAAATGAAATACGACATTATTATCGGCCGTCGCGACCTGAAAAGATTTTTGGTTGACCCCGCGAAAAATGTTTTTATGAGAGGACAAAAATGA
- a CDS encoding lamin tail domain-containing protein, protein MFKNKFKIKIFFSVCLVFVFCLPSLASAGDVVINEIMVGQTGAAKNEFIELYNSTENNIDLTEYKLKKKTKSGAESNLVSSSKFIGIIPARGYFLIAHPDYKNTINADLAYSGSSYSIASDNTIILYNKEDTVVDKVGYGEEVVDFENQAAPNPENNQSIERQPVGYDSNNNSADFVIQSTPNPQNSGGQEEIGTVPATGTVPISSAVPTPVVNNPPIANAGSDMVALIGQEILFDGSLSSDPDNDELSYFWNFGDGATDTEQLSKHTYLYPGQYIASLLVNDGEFSDLALVSINIYNQSVIISEFMPAPEEGDAENEWIELFNQSDQIANLTNWQLDDQEGGSSPFVFPANSFIAPNQFLVLIRPITKIALNNDNDQVRLIYPDGSLAAEVGYLAEKKEGFSIAFDGSEYFWTKTPTPGSPNIITSNNLNAKEENLSANNPDPIAQQAQNTPENIVAVNLNQSESFSALNAPAENVGSIENKKTVLSETVNPQNQTASLAQSAQPNQKSTLILIISIIISTALLASWGLIMLSKRKSLNNITHNE, encoded by the coding sequence ATGTTTAAAAATAAATTCAAAATAAAAATCTTCTTTTCTGTTTGTCTTGTTTTTGTTTTCTGTCTCCCTTCTCTCGCCAGCGCTGGCGATGTTGTGATTAACGAAATTATGGTCGGTCAAACTGGCGCGGCTAAAAATGAATTTATTGAATTATACAATTCTACTGAAAACAACATTGATTTGACAGAATACAAGTTAAAAAAGAAAACAAAGAGCGGCGCTGAAAGCAATTTAGTTAGTTCGTCCAAATTTATCGGTATAATACCCGCGCGCGGGTATTTTTTAATCGCCCATCCTGATTACAAAAATACAATCAACGCCGACCTCGCCTATTCGGGCTCCTCGTATTCTATCGCAAGCGACAATACCATTATTCTCTATAACAAAGAAGATACCGTTGTTGATAAGGTTGGCTATGGTGAAGAAGTTGTTGATTTTGAGAATCAAGCCGCCCCTAATCCAGAAAACAACCAAAGTATAGAGCGGCAACCAGTCGGATATGATTCAAACAACAATAGCGCTGATTTTGTTATTCAAAGCACGCCCAATCCGCAAAACTCGGGCGGACAAGAAGAGATAGGGACAGTCCCCGCAACAGGGACTGTCCCTATCTCTTCCGCCGTCCCCACTCCCGTCGTTAACAATCCCCCTATTGCCAATGCCGGGTCGGATATGGTCGCTCTAATTGGACAGGAAATACTATTTGACGGCTCCCTGTCTTCTGACCCCGATAATGACGAGTTGTCGTATTTTTGGAACTTTGGCGATGGCGCGACCGACACTGAACAATTATCCAAACATACTTATCTTTATCCGGGACAATATATCGCAAGTTTGCTCGTTAACGACGGAGAATTTTCCGATTTGGCTCTTGTGAGCATTAATATCTACAATCAATCAGTTATTATCAGCGAATTTATGCCCGCTCCCGAAGAAGGAGACGCGGAAAATGAATGGATCGAATTATTTAACCAAAGCGACCAAATCGCTAATTTAACAAATTGGCAATTAGACGACCAAGAAGGCGGAAGTTCGCCTTTTGTTTTTCCAGCAAACAGTTTCATTGCGCCTAATCAATTTCTGGTTTTAATCAGGCCGATTACAAAAATCGCCCTCAATAACGACAATGACCAAGTCCGCCTTATTTACCCCGACGGCTCTTTAGCCGCCGAAGTTGGATATTTAGCGGAAAAGAAAGAAGGGTTTTCAATCGCTTTTGACGGCTCTGAATATTTTTGGACAAAAACCCCCACGCCCGGTTCGCCTAATATTATTACCTCTAACAACCTAAACGCAAAAGAAGAAAATCTATCCGCCAACAATCCCGACCCTATCGCCCAACAAGCCCAAAATACGCCAGAAAACATAGTCGCGGTTAATCTCAATCAAAGCGAGAGTTTTTCCGCCCTAAACGCGCCTGCGGAAAATGTCGGAAGCATAGAAAACAAAAAAACAGTTCTTTCGGAAACAGTCAACCCCCAAAACCAAACCGCATCTCTCGCCCAATCCGCCCAACCAAACCAAAAATCAACCTTAATTCTAATCATCTCAATCATAATCTCCACCGCCCTCCTCGCCAGTTGGGGATTGATTATGCTGTCAAAGAGAAAATCACTTAATAATATTACGCATAATGAATAA
- the tsaE gene encoding tRNA (adenosine(37)-N6)-threonylcarbamoyltransferase complex ATPase subunit type 1 TsaE yields MKSKEIITHSAAETKRLGKILAEEILKTKSEGALIIGMEGDLGSGKTSFIQGTAKGLGIKGKITSPTFVILKKYKIPKTVRCLYHIDCYRVQADDLIDLGFKEIAENPQNIIVIEWAERAKKILKNAPRIKFEHLGEDKRKIIL; encoded by the coding sequence ATGAAGAGCAAAGAAATTATTACTCATAGCGCGGCGGAGACGAAGAGGTTGGGGAAAATTTTGGCGGAAGAAATTCTGAAGACAAAAAGCGAGGGCGCTTTAATTATTGGGATGGAAGGAGATTTAGGAAGCGGGAAGACATCGTTTATTCAGGGAACGGCAAAGGGGTTGGGAATAAAAGGAAAAATCACCAGTCCAACCTTTGTAATTTTAAAAAAATATAAAATACCAAAAACCGTTCGCTGTCTTTATCATATTGACTGTTATCGCGTTCAGGCGGATGATTTAATAGATTTAGGATTTAAGGAAATCGCGGAAAATCCCCAAAATATCATCGTGATTGAATGGGCGGAAAGAGCGAAAAAAATATTAAAAAACGCCCCGCGGATTAAGTTTGAGCATTTGGGGGAGGATAAGAGGAAAATAATTTTATGA
- a CDS encoding ribbon-helix-helix domain-containing protein — MRNIINISLPAATAKMVRREVKKGKYASISEFFRSILRDYEEESNLLAELEEMDKEFDAGKGVVLRSLKDLR; from the coding sequence ATGCGCAATATCATCAATATTTCTTTGCCTGCCGCGACGGCTAAAATGGTCAGGCGGGAGGTCAAAAAGGGTAAGTATGCCAGTATCAGCGAATTTTTTCGCTCTATTTTGCGCGACTACGAAGAAGAGAGTAATCTCTTGGCTGAATTGGAAGAAATGGACAAAGAATTTGACGCCGGCAAGGGCGTGGTTTTGCGTTCTCTAAAAGATTTAAGATAA
- a CDS encoding YebC/PmpR family DNA-binding transcriptional regulator, producing the protein MSGHSHFSTIKHKKGATDVKRGKIFSKMSRLISIAAREKGSDPEMNPRLRMAIDAARKENMPKENIERAIKKGSGEIEGARMEEITYEAYGPSGVAIIIEIITDNKNRTIAEIRHALKQHDGKLAEGGSVLYLFNKKENEWEPKYPLEITDQKTVSQLEKLFEALEENDDVQEVYSNLK; encoded by the coding sequence ATGAGCGGACATAGTCATTTCTCAACTATTAAACATAAGAAGGGAGCGACTGATGTGAAGCGGGGCAAGATTTTTAGCAAGATGTCCCGTCTGATTAGCATTGCCGCGAGAGAGAAAGGGAGCGACCCAGAAATGAACCCTCGCTTGCGCATGGCGATTGACGCCGCGCGCAAAGAAAATATGCCCAAAGAAAATATTGAACGAGCAATTAAAAAGGGCTCGGGAGAAATTGAGGGAGCAAGAATGGAAGAAATTACTTACGAAGCATACGGTCCTTCAGGCGTGGCAATTATTATAGAAATTATTACCGACAACAAAAACCGAACGATTGCCGAGATTAGACACGCCTTAAAACAACATGACGGAAAACTCGCCGAAGGCGGAAGCGTTCTCTATCTTTTTAATAAAAAAGAAAACGAATGGGAACCCAAATATCCTTTGGAAATAACTGACCAAAAAACCGTCAGCCAATTGGAAAAACTCTTTGAAGCGTTAGAAGAAAACGATGATGTGCAGGAAGTTTACAGTAATTTAAAGTAA
- a CDS encoding zeta toxin family protein, translated as MNKNEIITQNAVKYVKENSKKIIQEIVGDKASFGKNKLFSVSVFMAGSPGAGKTEMSKKSIEIIEHDPNAKAYEKITRIDPDDIREKLPLYNGRNSDLFQAACSVAVDKIHDYVLKNNFDFLLDGTFSNYNKVRENIYRSIKRKRLIFIYYVYQDPVIAWGFTKKREQIDGRHIPKEAFIEHFFNAKENVSKIKKEFKDLVKIRVIERNLKTDYSKIGLDVDIDNYIKIGYTKEELNKLLLW; from the coding sequence ATGAATAAAAATGAAATTATAACGCAGAATGCTGTAAAATATGTTAAAGAAAATTCAAAAAAGATAATACAAGAAATTGTTGGCGATAAAGCATCTTTTGGTAAAAATAAACTTTTTTCTGTTTCTGTTTTTATGGCTGGTTCACCCGGCGCGGGGAAAACAGAAATGTCCAAAAAATCAATAGAAATTATTGAACATGATCCCAACGCTAAAGCATACGAAAAAATCACTAGAATAGACCCCGATGATATCAGAGAAAAATTACCACTATATAACGGAAGAAATTCCGACTTGTTCCAAGCCGCTTGCTCTGTAGCTGTTGATAAAATTCACGATTATGTTCTTAAAAATAATTTTGATTTTCTTTTAGACGGGACTTTCTCTAATTACAATAAGGTAAGAGAAAATATCTACAGATCTATCAAAAGGAAACGGCTTATTTTTATTTACTATGTTTACCAAGACCCAGTAATCGCATGGGGTTTTACTAAAAAAAGAGAACAAATAGACGGAAGACATATCCCAAAAGAAGCTTTTATAGAACACTTTTTTAACGCGAAAGAAAATGTAAGTAAAATTAAAAAAGAATTTAAAGATTTAGTAAAAATCCGCGTCATAGAAAGAAACCTCAAAACTGACTATTCAAAAATTGGACTTGATGTTGATATTGATAATTATATTAAAATCGGATATACTAAAGAAGAATTAAATAAATTGTTATTATGGTAG
- a CDS encoding type II toxin-antitoxin system mRNA interferase toxin, RelE/StbE family — MSKLKIFYSSKFIRNYKKLPDKIKNLAGEKEDIFLQNPFDKRLKTHKLSGKFRKKVEKYWSFSVGYRYRIVFRFIDKNTVRFYLIETHRIYQ; from the coding sequence ATGTCAAAATTAAAAATATTCTATAGTTCTAAGTTTATTAGAAACTATAAAAAATTGCCAGATAAAATTAAAAATTTGGCAGGAGAAAAAGAAGATATTTTTCTCCAAAATCCTTTTGATAAACGACTAAAAACCCATAAACTTTCTGGAAAATTTAGGAAAAAAGTTGAGAAATATTGGTCATTTTCTGTTGGCTATAGATATAGAATTGTTTTTAGGTTTATAGACAAAAATACGGTTCGTTTCTATTTAATCGAAACACACCGCATTTATCAATAA
- the ruvB gene encoding Holliday junction branch migration DNA helicase RuvB, which produces MLTSPTQTTEDKYLDAALRPRVFEDYVGQEKIKNNLSVLIEAAQKREEAIEHILLYGSSGLGKTTLAHIIARKMGGNIKITSGPAIEKVGDLASILTNLQDNDILFIDECHRLNKTIEETLYSAMEDFALDIIIGKGPSARTLQLELPRFTLIGATTRIGLISSPLRGRFGATYRLNFYEQEDIESIIAHSAKILKIEIDCDKALKIIANAARRTPRVANRLLKRVRDYSQVRGDGIINKQTAKEALAMLEIDQYGLEPADRHLLEVIITKFNGGPVGIKALTASSNEEAETIADVHEPYLLQTGFLARTPRGRVATKLAYDHLGIKCEEEENKLRF; this is translated from the coding sequence ATGCTCACTTCACCAACACAAACAACAGAAGACAAGTATTTAGACGCAGCTTTACGGCCGCGCGTTTTTGAGGACTATGTTGGACAGGAAAAAATCAAGAACAACTTGAGCGTTCTAATTGAGGCGGCGCAAAAAAGAGAAGAAGCGATTGAACACATCCTATTATACGGCAGTTCTGGCTTGGGGAAAACTACCTTGGCGCATATCATCGCTCGAAAGATGGGCGGCAACATAAAAATCACCTCCGGACCAGCAATTGAAAAAGTTGGCGATCTTGCTTCTATTCTAACAAATTTGCAGGATAATGACATCCTTTTCATTGATGAGTGCCACCGCCTCAATAAAACCATTGAGGAGACGCTTTATTCAGCGATGGAAGATTTCGCTTTGGACATCATTATCGGCAAAGGCCCGTCAGCGCGAACACTCCAATTGGAACTGCCTCGCTTTACTCTTATTGGCGCAACGACAAGAATTGGATTGATTTCATCTCCCCTGCGAGGAAGATTTGGCGCTACTTATCGCTTGAATTTTTACGAACAAGAGGACATAGAGAGTATTATCGCTCATTCAGCGAAAATACTCAAGATAGAGATAGATTGCGATAAGGCGCTCAAGATTATCGCCAACGCGGCGCGCCGAACTCCTCGCGTGGCAAACCGCCTTTTGAAAAGGGTCCGGGATTACAGCCAAGTCAGAGGCGACGGAATTATTAACAAGCAAACCGCCAAAGAAGCGCTGGCAATGCTGGAAATAGACCAATACGGGCTTGAACCAGCAGACCGTCATCTCTTGGAAGTCATTATCACAAAATTCAACGGCGGCCCCGTCGGCATCAAAGCCCTGACCGCTTCTAGCAACGAAGAAGCCGAAACCATCGCCGATGTCCACGAACCATACCTCCTCCAAACCGGCTTCCTCGCCCGCACCCCCCGCGGCCGAGTCGCAACCAAACTCGCCTACGACCACCTCGGAATTAAATGCGAAGAAGAAGAAAACAAACTGCGTTTTTAA
- the ruvC gene encoding crossover junction endodeoxyribonuclease RuvC: MIIIGIDPGTAITGYGIIKSEFGRLEMIDYGCIRTETSLSTAERLKETDLQFVKLINEYQPEKVAVEDIFFFKNAKTIIKVSQARGVILFRASKMMLPIFEHTPLQVKQAVTGYGRADKNQVQQMVKNILKLKEIPKPDDAADALAIAICCANTNSF, translated from the coding sequence ATGATTATTATCGGCATTGACCCAGGAACAGCCATTACTGGATATGGAATTATAAAGAGCGAATTCGGCCGACTGGAAATGATTGACTATGGATGTATCCGAACCGAAACGTCTTTATCGACAGCCGAACGACTTAAAGAAACAGACCTTCAGTTTGTTAAGTTAATTAATGAATATCAGCCCGAAAAAGTGGCCGTTGAAGATATTTTCTTTTTTAAAAATGCTAAGACCATCATTAAAGTAAGTCAGGCGCGAGGGGTAATTCTTTTCAGGGCGTCAAAAATGATGCTCCCTATTTTCGAACACACGCCCCTTCAAGTCAAACAAGCTGTTACAGGATATGGTCGAGCCGACAAAAACCAAGTCCAGCAAATGGTCAAAAATATTCTTAAATTAAAAGAAATCCCTAAGCCCGACGACGCCGCCGACGCCTTAGCTATAGCCATCTGCTGCGCAAATACAAATAGTTTCTAA
- a CDS encoding GspE/PulE family protein, whose product MTSNISQENTLVEKMDVIRRQAEEKRAEDLAKKLNLPYVNLNITPIDSQDLLIIPKEKAKEGIMVVMKKAGRVLQIAVQDPENTRTIQVIEELKKQNFDCHLFVVSLTGLKKAWNRYELIPQETTDLRGLLIIQQQELNKFEKSLETIQDLKKAVHDLSTTQLLAILIAGAIKMKASDIHFEPSKDNTKLRYRIDGILQNITDFPTENYLSLLFRIKTLSDMLLNVHDISQDGRFSVRISDDDKIIKIIDLRISVLPSGYGESVVIRLLGSSAVELSISDVGIRPELFETVKSQITRPHGMVLTTGPTGSGKTTTLYACLNYINKPGNKIITVEDPIEYRLAGITQTQINKRKGQDFTQALKAVVRQDPDALMVGEIRDNESAEIAIRFALTGHLVFSTLHTNDAAGAIPRLIDMGVKPSFVPAAVNLIIGQRLVRKLCPKCKEPYKPTSEEIEITKKIFSLISPRSGIDIPKKITTFYKSVGCRACHGLGYKGRLGVFEFFTISDTIEKLIIEKATSLELNAKAMEEGMVTLMQDAMLRVVEGITTIEEIQRVIGSPQYIEQLYGKAIMSMLTRALVISKKADDWAKELNLDRKKIQAKIDQVKMEELVEWLSAAALQLNASDIHMEADENVFRIRLRVDGVLEEVAEIQKELFLPMVAEIKELAGMQISVHKRAQDGRFKIEYPDGKSYDTRVSVIPSGYGESVIIRLLKSDVSVLSLKEIGFREEQLETIEKIIKSPNGIVFVTGPTSAGKTTTLYSILSRLNRPEVKIFTIEDPIEYRLSGVIQTQVSVEEGYTFLEALRALLRQNPNIIMLGETRDAETAQAAIQASLTGHLVLTTLHTNSAVETIQRLVNLGIKPTDVGSSLRAAIAQRLVKKLCQKCKKPTKISPEIMAKVEAEIKAMPASYRNKIKEIKLYQPGQCDECNQKGYKGQVVLFEILDADEEIREKIISLASAAEIEEAAKSKGMLTLYQDGLLKALEGLITYEDLERTVGE is encoded by the coding sequence ATGACTTCAAATATTTCTCAAGAAAACACATTAGTAGAAAAAATGGATGTTATTAGGCGGCAAGCCGAAGAAAAAAGAGCGGAAGATTTGGCTAAAAAACTTAATCTTCCTTATGTTAATTTAAACATCACGCCAATTGATTCGCAAGACCTACTTATTATCCCAAAAGAAAAAGCCAAAGAAGGAATAATGGTTGTTATGAAAAAAGCCGGACGCGTTCTTCAAATCGCCGTTCAGGACCCTGAAAATACGAGAACGATTCAAGTTATAGAAGAACTTAAAAAACAAAATTTTGATTGTCATCTATTTGTTGTTTCTTTGACTGGACTTAAAAAAGCATGGAATCGTTATGAACTCATACCTCAAGAAACCACCGATCTTCGAGGGCTCCTTATTATCCAACAACAAGAATTAAACAAATTTGAAAAATCACTTGAAACAATTCAAGATCTGAAAAAAGCAGTTCATGATTTATCTACGACTCAGCTTTTAGCAATTTTAATCGCCGGCGCTATAAAAATGAAAGCGTCTGACATTCACTTTGAGCCCTCCAAAGACAACACTAAATTAAGATACCGCATTGACGGAATACTCCAAAATATTACTGATTTTCCGACAGAAAATTACCTTTCTCTTTTATTTAGAATTAAAACATTGTCAGATATGCTCTTGAATGTTCATGATATCAGCCAAGATGGACGATTTTCAGTTAGAATCTCTGATGACGATAAAATAATCAAAATCATTGATTTGAGAATTTCCGTTTTGCCGAGCGGATATGGAGAAAGCGTCGTAATACGGCTTTTGGGATCGTCAGCCGTAGAGTTAAGCATAAGTGATGTTGGTATCAGACCAGAATTATTCGAAACAGTTAAAAGTCAAATTACCCGTCCGCACGGAATGGTTTTAACCACAGGACCGACTGGCTCGGGAAAAACAACCACCCTCTACGCCTGCCTTAATTATATTAATAAGCCAGGCAACAAAATCATCACCGTTGAAGACCCGATTGAATACCGCCTCGCGGGAATTACTCAAACCCAAATCAACAAACGCAAAGGACAGGACTTTACCCAAGCGCTCAAGGCGGTTGTTCGCCAAGACCCAGACGCTTTAATGGTCGGAGAAATCAGAGATAACGAAAGCGCGGAAATTGCCATTCGCTTCGCTTTAACGGGGCATTTGGTTTTTTCCACGCTTCACACTAATGACGCCGCCGGCGCTATCCCGCGACTGATAGATATGGGCGTCAAACCATCCTTTGTTCCTGCGGCGGTTAATTTGATTATCGGCCAGCGACTGGTCAGAAAACTTTGCCCTAAATGCAAAGAGCCCTACAAGCCGACTTCTGAAGAAATAGAAATAACTAAAAAAATATTTTCTCTAATTTCTCCAAGGTCTGGCATAGATATTCCTAAAAAAATAACGACATTTTATAAGTCCGTCGGATGCCGCGCGTGCCATGGTTTGGGATATAAGGGACGACTCGGAGTTTTTGAATTTTTCACCATTAGCGACACAATTGAAAAACTAATTATTGAAAAAGCCACCTCGCTTGAATTAAACGCCAAGGCGATGGAAGAAGGAATGGTAACTCTCATGCAAGACGCGATGCTCCGCGTAGTTGAAGGAATAACAACTATTGAAGAAATACAACGAGTTATTGGTTCGCCTCAATATATTGAACAACTTTATGGCAAAGCAATTATGTCGATGTTGACCAGGGCGCTGGTTATTAGTAAAAAAGCCGACGATTGGGCGAAAGAACTAAATTTAGACAGGAAAAAAATACAAGCAAAAATTGATCAAGTTAAAATGGAAGAATTGGTTGAATGGTTATCAGCGGCCGCTCTGCAATTGAACGCCTCTGACATCCACATGGAGGCCGATGAAAATGTTTTCAGGATTCGATTGAGAGTAGACGGTGTTCTTGAAGAAGTGGCGGAAATCCAAAAAGAATTATTCCTGCCAATGGTGGCTGAAATCAAAGAATTGGCGGGAATGCAAATATCCGTCCATAAAAGAGCGCAAGACGGTCGATTTAAAATAGAATACCCCGATGGAAAATCGTATGACACTCGGGTCTCGGTTATCCCAAGCGGTTATGGAGAGTCCGTTATTATCCGCCTCCTTAAATCCGATGTCTCTGTTTTATCATTAAAAGAAATCGGGTTTAGAGAAGAACAATTAGAAACGATTGAAAAAATCATCAAATCGCCTAACGGTATTGTTTTTGTCACCGGACCGACCAGCGCCGGCAAAACAACGACTCTTTATTCAATTCTCTCGCGACTTAACCGTCCTGAAGTAAAAATCTTCACCATTGAAGACCCGATTGAATACCGCTTGAGCGGCGTCATTCAAACGCAAGTAAGCGTTGAAGAGGGATACACTTTTCTTGAGGCCTTAAGAGCGTTATTAAGACAGAACCCGAATATTATTATGCTTGGAGAAACAAGAGACGCTGAAACGGCTCAAGCGGCTATTCAGGCATCTTTAACGGGACACTTGGTTTTAACTACTCTCCATACCAACAGCGCTGTTGAAACAATCCAACGGCTGGTAAACCTTGGTATTAAGCCAACCGATGTTGGATCTTCTTTAAGGGCAGCCATCGCCCAGCGGCTAGTCAAAAAACTTTGCCAAAAATGCAAAAAACCAACTAAAATTTCTCCTGAAATTATGGCAAAAGTTGAAGCAGAGATTAAAGCAATGCCCGCTTCTTATAGGAATAAAATTAAAGAAATTAAACTATATCAACCAGGACAATGCGATGAATGTAATCAAAAGGGGTATAAAGGACAAGTCGTTTTGTTTGAAATTTTAGACGCCGATGAAGAAATAAGAGAGAAAATCATTTCTTTAGCCAGCGCCGCCGAAATAGAAGAAGCAGCCAAAAGCAAAGGGATGCTAACTCTCTACCAAGACGGTCTCTTGAAGGCGTTAGAAGGTTTAATTACTTATGAGGACTTAGAACGAACCGTCGGGGAATAA